AACAGAAAAGATAAACAATCTAGAAAAGCAAGAAATTAAACTACCGGAAGAACTGAAACCTCTAGAAAAGTTTACAGGTATGGAGGATATTAAGAAGCAGGTTCTTCAAATTTACAATATGATTAAATTTGAAGAAAAAAGGAAACAACAGCTCGGTGTTAAAAATACTTTGAATCAAGGTAATCATTTTATAATTACAGGTAATCCGGGAACAGGGAAAACAACTGTAGCTAAAGCTTTGGCTGAAATATTTGCTAATATAGGATTAATTAAAGAAAATAAACTAATAGAAGCAGATAGAAAAACCTTAGTAGGTCAGCATATAGGGGCAACTGAAAAGAATACACAGGCCAAAATAGAAGAAGCATTGGGAGGAGTTCTATTCATAGACGAAGCTTATACACTATATAGAGCTGATAGCCCTAGGGATTTTGGTAAAGAAGCAATAGAAGTACTATTAAGCGAAATGGAGAATAGGCGAGGAGAATTTGTGGTAATAGTGGCAGGCTATAAAAAAGAGATGGATATCTTTTTTGAAAGCAACCCAGGACTTAAGGGACGATTTAATTATAATATTCATATTCCTGATTACACAGATGAAGAACTAGTAAAAATTGCAGAGAAATTTGCCTATGAAAAATACTACTTAATATCAGATGGTGGGAAAAAAGCTCTATTAGAGAAAATCAATCAAGAAAGATCAGAAGAGAATTTCAGTAATGCTAGATTAGTCAGAAGATTAGTAGAGGAAGCAATTCAAAACTTTGCAAGTCGCATGATTAATAATAGTATAGATGCTCTTAACAAAGAAGAGCTCATTATGTTGGATACTGTTGATTTTAATATTGAAAGAAGCAAATCACCAGAGGAAGAAATCGAAAGTGCTCTTAAAGAACTAAATGATTTAATTGGGTTAAAAGAAGTAAAAGAACAGGTAGAGAGTGTTATTAATAGAATGAAGGTTCATCAGCAAAGAAAAGAAGCGGGGCTAAAATGTATCGAGCCATCACTGCATATGATGTTCATAGGTAATCCAGGAACAGGAAAAACAACTGTTGCAAAAATTATAGGCAGGATTTACAAGGCATTAGGAGTACTTAGAAGAGGAGATCGTTTTGAAGAGTGCACTAGAACAGATTTTGTGGGCAATCATGTAGGAGAGACAGCCATAAAAACCCAAAAGCTTATTAAGAGTGCCTTGGGAGGGATTCTATTTATTGATGAAGCATATTCTCTTTATCAAGGCGACAAAGATAATTTCGGTAAAGAAGCTATTGATGTGCTTATTAAAGAGATGGAAGACCACAGGGACAATCTAATGGTTATAATGGCTGGATACGAGAAGGAAATGGAAATGCTGTTAAGCTCAAATACTGGGTTTAAAAGTAGAATTAATACAACCATTAATTTTTATGATTACTCCAATGAGGAGCTAATAGAAATATTCAAAAAAATGTGTATAAGTTCCGATATGACCATAGATAAAAAAGGGTTAGAGGCCTTAGAAGAGTATATTGACAACTTGCCTAATCGCAGGAAGGAAGGCTTTGGAAACGGAAGAGAAGTAAGAAATATATTTGAAAAAGTTGTACAAGCACAAAACAATAGAATTGCAAAAGAATTATCAGAAAACAAAGTACTATCAAAAGAAGATTTAATGAAAATAGAAATAGAAGACATCTTATCTATCTAATAACTACTTCATACCCTTATAATTAGTAT
This genomic stretch from Proteiniborus sp. DW1 harbors:
- a CDS encoding AAA family ATPase, with protein sequence MEKIFQIREYIQKEEWINAKTFIEENDLILSKDREILEMAGLIYFKLYHFNTAETMFNELVKTNPNDISYYIKLAEIYIAKKFYTKAIESIKKSLEIDKNNLHANKLLYDVQQKTNASFQTLKSQLEKIIKIEASEEVYFELCNLLYKNEKYEECVKVCGEILRRYRRGEIVQKTREIYNNAKKRAEAIKVKEEKQKIITEKINNLEKQEIKLPEELKPLEKFTGMEDIKKQVLQIYNMIKFEEKRKQQLGVKNTLNQGNHFIITGNPGTGKTTVAKALAEIFANIGLIKENKLIEADRKTLVGQHIGATEKNTQAKIEEALGGVLFIDEAYTLYRADSPRDFGKEAIEVLLSEMENRRGEFVVIVAGYKKEMDIFFESNPGLKGRFNYNIHIPDYTDEELVKIAEKFAYEKYYLISDGGKKALLEKINQERSEENFSNARLVRRLVEEAIQNFASRMINNSIDALNKEELIMLDTVDFNIERSKSPEEEIESALKELNDLIGLKEVKEQVESVINRMKVHQQRKEAGLKCIEPSLHMMFIGNPGTGKTTVAKIIGRIYKALGVLRRGDRFEECTRTDFVGNHVGETAIKTQKLIKSALGGILFIDEAYSLYQGDKDNFGKEAIDVLIKEMEDHRDNLMVIMAGYEKEMEMLLSSNTGFKSRINTTINFYDYSNEELIEIFKKMCISSDMTIDKKGLEALEEYIDNLPNRRKEGFGNGREVRNIFEKVVQAQNNRIAKELSENKVLSKEDLMKIEIEDILSI